Proteins encoded together in one Aminipila butyrica window:
- a CDS encoding ferritin, translating into MLNPEVSRLLNEQVNKEFYSAYLYMAMANYYADQNLSGFEHWFVIQMQEERDHALLFRQYLLNNGAQVTLTEIAAPENSYADFKEPLTKALEHEQYVTESINTIYEAAYQSRDFRTMQFLDWFVKEQGEEEKNAGDNIKKFELFAGDPKGLYMLDNEFNARVYAAPSLVLD; encoded by the coding sequence ATGTTAAACCCAGAAGTATCCAGGTTATTAAACGAACAGGTAAATAAGGAGTTTTATTCAGCCTACCTTTATATGGCTATGGCAAATTATTATGCGGATCAGAATCTCAGTGGCTTTGAACACTGGTTTGTTATCCAAATGCAGGAAGAAAGAGATCATGCCCTGTTATTCCGTCAGTACTTATTAAACAATGGGGCGCAGGTTACTCTAACAGAAATTGCAGCTCCTGAAAATAGTTACGCCGACTTTAAAGAGCCTTTAACAAAGGCTTTAGAGCACGAGCAGTACGTGACAGAATCCATTAATACCATCTATGAAGCAGCTTACCAGAGTAGAGATTTCCGTACGATGCAGTTTCTCGACTGGTTTGTTAAGGAACAAGGCGAAGAAGAAAAGAATGCTGGCGATAATATAAAGAAATTCGAATTATTTGCAGGGGATCCTAAGGGCCTCTATATGTTGGACAACGAGTTCAACGCAAGAGTATATGCCGCCCCTTCACTAGTGTTAGACTAA